The following coding sequences are from one Paenarthrobacter ureafaciens window:
- a CDS encoding branched-chain amino acid ABC transporter permease, which yields MDFGFIFSSALGEIYSPTTAAYALAALGLAVHFGYSGLLNFGQAGFMAVGAYGFAISTLTFKAPFFVALLIAILCSVIFAFILGIPTLRLRADYLAIVTIASAEIVRYVVTTNQLTSVTGSANGLAAFEGDFYSMNPFPEGSYLGMNNRDFFIRVVGWTLVIICCLLVWLLMRSPWGRVLKGIREDENAVRSLGKNVYAYKMQALVIGGVLGALAGMIFTLPRGAVQPSNYGTELTFFLWTCLLLGGMATVLGPVIGAMIFWVVLSLTQSILYGLIESGAITWLTTVQAGQLRYILVGVALMLLMIFRPQGVFGNKKELAFA from the coding sequence ATGGATTTCGGATTCATTTTTTCCAGCGCCCTTGGCGAAATTTACAGTCCGACGACGGCGGCCTACGCACTTGCCGCTTTGGGCCTTGCGGTCCACTTCGGCTACTCGGGCCTGCTGAACTTCGGCCAGGCAGGCTTCATGGCCGTAGGTGCCTACGGCTTCGCGATCTCAACCCTGACGTTCAAGGCTCCGTTCTTCGTAGCACTGCTGATCGCCATTCTCTGCTCGGTCATCTTCGCCTTCATCCTCGGCATACCCACACTGCGCCTCCGGGCCGACTACCTGGCTATCGTGACCATCGCATCGGCGGAAATCGTCCGCTACGTGGTGACCACCAACCAGCTGACCAGCGTGACAGGTTCAGCCAATGGCCTGGCAGCCTTCGAAGGCGACTTCTACTCAATGAACCCCTTCCCGGAGGGGTCCTACCTGGGCATGAACAACAGGGACTTCTTCATCCGCGTCGTCGGATGGACCCTGGTGATCATCTGCTGCCTCCTCGTCTGGCTCCTGATGCGCAGCCCTTGGGGCCGCGTGCTTAAGGGCATCCGCGAGGACGAGAATGCGGTGCGCTCGCTCGGCAAGAACGTCTACGCCTACAAGATGCAAGCGCTCGTCATCGGCGGTGTCCTTGGCGCCCTGGCCGGCATGATTTTCACGCTCCCCCGCGGCGCCGTCCAGCCGTCCAACTATGGAACCGAACTGACGTTCTTCCTGTGGACCTGCCTCCTGCTCGGCGGCATGGCTACGGTGCTCGGGCCGGTGATCGGCGCCATGATCTTCTGGGTTGTCCTGTCCCTGACCCAGAGCATCCTGTACGGCCTCATCGAGTCGGGTGCCATCACGTGGCTGACCACTGTCCAAGCAGGCCAGTTGCGGTACATCCTTGTAGGTGTAGCCCTGATGCTCCTGATGATCTTCCGCCCGCAAGGCGTCTTCGGCAATAAGAAGGAGCTTGCATTCGCATGA
- a CDS encoding branched-chain amino acid ABC transporter permease: MGAFFAALIAVLLIAAPAAQATTPSPSPSATNFQNSISGFLRDDSRNPLSGVKIKATGNGFEGEATSSENGSWRIGVPVQGTYKVELDESTLPDGIKLADGQENPRDVTFSQTSNLSVIFAFGEGIVVQQQDFGQNLLNRLVAGLSFGLLLALASVGLSLIFGTTGLTNFAHGEMVTLGAVLVFLFNGLGFPFWLAILLALLGGGLFGYAQDAGLWRPLRRRGTGLVPMMIVSIGLALAVRYVIQFFFGGATQQLPGAQSAEIQIGPVSISPNNLWSLIISAVVIAVIGIVLLKTRLGKATRAVADNPALAAASGIDVDSVIRIVWVTGGILASLGGILWAYYRPGVTFDMGSQILLLIFAGVTLGGLGTVFGALIGSIVVGIFVELTTVFGLPADLKYVGALFIMIVVLLFRPQGILGRRERVG; this comes from the coding sequence GTGGGGGCGTTCTTTGCCGCCCTCATTGCCGTTCTGCTGATCGCCGCCCCCGCGGCGCAGGCAACTACCCCTTCGCCTTCGCCGTCAGCCACCAATTTCCAAAACAGCATCAGCGGCTTCCTCCGCGATGACAGCCGGAATCCCCTGTCGGGCGTCAAAATCAAGGCAACCGGCAACGGATTCGAAGGCGAGGCCACCTCAAGCGAGAACGGATCCTGGCGCATCGGTGTTCCGGTCCAGGGCACCTACAAGGTCGAACTGGACGAATCCACCCTTCCGGACGGCATCAAGCTTGCGGACGGTCAAGAGAATCCCCGCGATGTCACCTTCAGCCAGACGTCCAACCTGTCCGTGATCTTCGCCTTCGGCGAAGGCATCGTGGTCCAGCAACAGGACTTCGGACAAAACCTGCTCAACCGCCTTGTGGCGGGCTTGAGCTTCGGCCTCCTGCTTGCCTTGGCGTCCGTGGGGCTTTCCCTCATCTTCGGCACCACGGGCCTGACCAACTTCGCCCACGGCGAGATGGTAACCCTGGGCGCCGTGCTCGTGTTCCTTTTCAATGGACTCGGATTCCCCTTCTGGCTCGCCATCCTCCTGGCGCTGCTGGGCGGCGGCCTCTTCGGTTACGCCCAGGACGCGGGCCTCTGGCGTCCGCTGCGGCGCCGCGGTACGGGCCTCGTTCCCATGATGATCGTGAGCATCGGCCTGGCGTTGGCCGTCCGCTACGTCATCCAGTTCTTCTTTGGCGGCGCCACGCAGCAGCTGCCGGGGGCACAGAGCGCGGAGATCCAGATCGGCCCCGTCTCCATTTCCCCCAACAACCTGTGGTCCCTCATCATCAGCGCCGTCGTCATTGCCGTGATCGGCATCGTTCTTTTGAAGACGAGGCTCGGCAAGGCAACCCGTGCTGTCGCTGACAATCCGGCACTGGCCGCAGCCTCGGGCATCGACGTCGACTCCGTCATCCGCATCGTATGGGTAACGGGCGGCATCCTCGCCTCCCTCGGCGGCATCCTCTGGGCCTACTACCGCCCCGGCGTCACGTTCGACATGGGCTCCCAGATCCTGCTGCTCATCTTCGCCGGCGTTACCCTCGGTGGCCTTGGAACCGTCTTCGGTGCCCTGATCGGTTCCATCGTGGTGGGAATCTTCGTGGAGCTGACAACAGTGTTCGGCCTTCCCGCCGACCTCAAGTACGTTGGCGCCCTGTTCATCATGATCGTTGTCCTTTTGTTCCGACCGCAGGGCATCCTCGGCCGGCGTGAGCGTGTGGGTTAG
- a CDS encoding Bax inhibitor-1/YccA family protein yields MALGGNPIFNGKNFRGAKQAPPVPQNPYGNSYGQQFNQAPGRAPSQVMDGHAAWSAQQQNMTNEQLQQMYNQPAAGPADTGRMTYDDVIMKTVMCLVVLVLGAGVTLFVAPAMATMLMIVGALGGFVLALVNTFKKQPSPALILAYAGLEGLFLGGLTRFLDAMYPGVGLQAVIGTLAVFGVTLALFKSGKVRATPKMVRFFMIATIGYAVFALINLVMMWTGAVQEPFGLRTSVEIFGIPLGVFIGILAIGLAAFSLIMDFTSIEEGVRAGAPERYSWTAAFGLTVTLVWLYVEIIRLLAILRGDD; encoded by the coding sequence ATGGCCCTTGGCGGAAACCCGATCTTCAACGGAAAGAATTTCCGTGGAGCGAAGCAGGCCCCGCCTGTACCGCAGAATCCGTATGGCAACTCCTACGGTCAGCAGTTCAACCAGGCCCCCGGACGTGCTCCGAGCCAGGTCATGGACGGCCACGCCGCTTGGTCTGCGCAGCAGCAGAACATGACCAACGAGCAACTGCAGCAGATGTACAACCAGCCTGCGGCAGGCCCGGCCGACACCGGACGGATGACGTACGACGACGTCATCATGAAGACCGTCATGTGCCTTGTTGTCCTGGTGCTTGGTGCCGGAGTCACGCTCTTCGTGGCACCGGCCATGGCCACCATGCTCATGATCGTCGGCGCCCTGGGCGGTTTCGTCCTGGCCCTGGTCAACACCTTCAAGAAGCAGCCTTCGCCCGCGCTGATCCTCGCGTATGCCGGCCTCGAAGGTCTCTTCCTGGGTGGCCTAACCCGCTTCCTTGACGCCATGTACCCGGGCGTTGGCCTGCAGGCAGTCATCGGCACCTTGGCCGTCTTCGGCGTGACCCTGGCCCTCTTCAAGAGCGGCAAGGTCCGTGCGACCCCCAAGATGGTCCGCTTCTTCATGATCGCCACCATCGGCTACGCAGTATTCGCCCTGATCAACCTGGTGATGATGTGGACCGGCGCCGTGCAGGAGCCGTTCGGCCTGCGCACCAGCGTTGAAATCTTCGGCATTCCGCTGGGCGTCTTCATCGGCATCCTTGCGATCGGCCTTGCAGCCTTCTCCTTGATCATGGACTTCACCAGCATCGAGGAGGGCGTTCGTGCAGGCGCTCCGGAACGCTACTCCTGGACGGCTGCCTTCGGCCTGACGGTCACCCTGGTGTGGCTGTACGTCGAAATCATCCGGCTTTTGGCAATCCTGCGCGGCGACGACTAG
- a CDS encoding acetyl-CoA C-acetyltransferase: MTEAVIVSTARSPIGRAFKGSLKDERPDDLATAMVEAALAKLPGFDPGAEDGHGLDDLLLGCAEPSGEAGSNMARVVGVLAGLDHVPGATINRFCASSLQTLRMAFHAIKAGEAHAIVSAGVEAVSRYRDWAGAGETDAANHNPAFESAAQRTAARAASNIPWTDPRLGGRLPDVYISMGQTAENVATSYGISRAEQDEWGVLSQNRAEAAIASGFYAREITPYTRKDGSVVDRDDSPRPGVTLEAVSALQPVFRTEGTVTAGNACPLNDGAAAMVVMSDARARELELEPLARVVSTGVSALSPELMGMGPVESTRRALATAGLTMADIDLVELNEAFAVQVIASARELGIDPEKLNVHGGAIALGHPFGMTGARMATTLINGLQERDKTLGLATLCVGGGQGMAVVLERLR; the protein is encoded by the coding sequence ATGACTGAGGCTGTGATTGTTTCCACCGCCAGGAGCCCCATCGGGCGGGCCTTCAAGGGCTCCCTGAAGGACGAGCGCCCGGACGATCTTGCCACCGCCATGGTGGAAGCCGCCCTGGCCAAACTGCCCGGATTCGATCCCGGCGCCGAGGATGGCCATGGCTTGGACGATCTCCTGCTGGGCTGCGCAGAACCGAGCGGTGAGGCCGGCTCCAACATGGCCCGCGTCGTCGGCGTCCTCGCCGGGCTTGACCATGTTCCGGGCGCCACCATCAACCGCTTCTGCGCGTCCAGCCTGCAGACCCTGCGGATGGCCTTCCATGCCATCAAGGCCGGCGAAGCGCACGCGATCGTGTCCGCTGGCGTAGAAGCTGTATCCCGTTACCGGGACTGGGCCGGGGCCGGGGAAACGGACGCAGCCAACCACAACCCGGCCTTTGAATCTGCCGCCCAGCGGACCGCCGCCCGCGCGGCGTCGAACATTCCGTGGACCGACCCCCGCCTCGGCGGACGGCTGCCCGACGTGTACATTTCCATGGGCCAAACGGCCGAGAACGTGGCGACGTCGTACGGCATCAGCAGGGCCGAACAGGACGAATGGGGCGTGCTGAGCCAGAACCGGGCAGAGGCTGCCATCGCTTCGGGCTTCTATGCCCGCGAAATCACTCCGTACACCCGCAAGGACGGATCAGTGGTGGATCGCGACGATTCGCCCCGGCCCGGCGTGACGCTGGAGGCGGTCTCGGCCCTGCAACCGGTCTTCCGGACCGAAGGCACAGTGACCGCGGGCAATGCGTGCCCGCTGAATGACGGAGCCGCGGCCATGGTGGTCATGAGCGATGCCAGGGCCCGCGAGTTGGAACTTGAACCCCTGGCGCGGGTGGTCTCCACGGGCGTCAGCGCACTCTCCCCCGAACTCATGGGCATGGGCCCCGTTGAATCCACGCGCCGCGCGCTGGCCACAGCCGGGCTCACTATGGCGGACATCGACCTGGTGGAACTCAATGAAGCCTTCGCAGTGCAGGTGATCGCGAGCGCGAGGGAGCTCGGCATCGATCCGGAAAAGCTCAACGTCCACGGCGGAGCCATTGCCTTGGGCCACCCCTTCGGCATGACCGGGGCCCGGATGGCTACCACCCTGATCAACGGCCTGCAGGAACGCGACAAAACCCTGGGCCTGGCCACACTGTGCGTGGGCGGCGGACAAGGAATGGCCGTGGTGCTGGAACGCCTGCGCTAG
- the galK gene encoding galactokinase, which yields MTTSTDVFTLTAAFHEAFGTVPDGVWQAPGRVNLIGEHTDYNEGFVLPFAIDKTAKVAVRVRDDSTVRLLSTFGGHGLVEASLDGLEPGSGEGWSRYPLGVAWALKERGVSVPGFELLLDSDVPLGAGLSSSHAIECAVITALNELTGANLPAEELVLATQRAENIFVGAPTGIMDQSASLRGAKGQAVFLDCRDQHVELVPFDAEASGLVLLVIDTKVSHSHADGGYASRRASCELGAQVLGVTALRDVGVEDLEAASGLLDEVTMRRVRHVVTENDRVLQTVELLGAQGPASIGPLLDASHASMRDDFEISCPELDLAVDTARANGAIGTRMTGGGFGGSAIALTPVGEEHKVRDAVVRSFAEAGYTAPDIFTVTPAEGAFRLA from the coding sequence ATGACCACCAGCACCGATGTCTTCACCCTGACCGCGGCGTTCCATGAAGCATTCGGAACAGTCCCGGACGGCGTCTGGCAAGCACCGGGGAGGGTCAACCTCATCGGGGAACACACCGACTACAACGAGGGCTTCGTTCTGCCGTTCGCCATCGACAAGACAGCCAAGGTGGCTGTGCGGGTCCGCGACGATTCAACGGTCCGCTTGCTGTCCACCTTCGGCGGGCACGGTTTGGTCGAAGCCAGCCTCGACGGCCTTGAACCCGGTTCCGGGGAAGGGTGGTCGCGCTACCCCTTGGGCGTCGCCTGGGCACTGAAGGAGCGCGGCGTCAGCGTCCCCGGCTTCGAGCTCCTGCTGGACTCCGACGTTCCCCTCGGCGCCGGCCTGTCCTCCTCGCACGCGATCGAGTGCGCCGTCATCACCGCCCTCAACGAGCTCACCGGAGCCAACCTTCCGGCCGAGGAACTGGTACTCGCTACGCAGCGGGCCGAAAACATCTTTGTGGGCGCCCCCACAGGCATCATGGACCAGTCCGCTTCGCTCCGCGGCGCCAAGGGACAGGCCGTGTTCCTTGACTGCAGGGACCAGCACGTGGAACTCGTTCCGTTCGACGCCGAGGCTTCCGGACTGGTCCTCCTGGTGATCGACACGAAGGTCTCGCACTCCCACGCCGACGGCGGATACGCCTCCCGGAGGGCTTCCTGTGAACTCGGCGCCCAGGTGCTGGGAGTCACGGCGCTACGGGATGTTGGCGTGGAAGACCTGGAAGCGGCCTCCGGGCTGCTGGATGAGGTAACCATGCGGCGGGTCCGGCATGTGGTGACCGAAAACGACCGGGTGCTGCAAACGGTGGAATTGCTTGGCGCCCAAGGACCGGCCAGCATCGGGCCGCTGCTGGATGCCAGCCATGCGTCCATGCGGGACGACTTCGAAATCTCTTGCCCGGAACTCGATCTTGCGGTGGACACCGCCCGTGCCAACGGGGCCATCGGGACCCGCATGACCGGCGGCGGCTTCGGCGGCTCGGCCATCGCCCTGACACCGGTGGGCGAGGAACACAAGGTGCGCGACGCCGTCGTGCGTTCCTTCGCCGAAGCCGGCTACACCGCACCGGACATCTTCACTGTGACGCCGGCCGAAGGGGCTTTTCGTCTCGCCTAG
- the galT gene encoding galactose-1-phosphate uridylyltransferase, whose protein sequence is MSRRVTSTRLSDNRELIYFDDPETPSRPPGALVDHRDLPPRGEPGEVRFDALSGEWVAIAAHRQSRTHLPPADQCPICPTTAANPSEIPAPDYDVVVFENRFPSLGPVAGDIPPAPSTGGHGLKGPALGRCEVVAFTPQHTGSFAELGETRARTVIEAWAQRTEALSALPGVKQVFPFENRGADIGVTLHHPHGQIYAYPYVTPRAANLGAVARRYYDDVGAKETLAASLLRAEREDGSRMVLEGKHFSAYVPFAARWPLEVHLVPHRHVADLAGLRGEEKEELAHVYLDLLKRLDALYPTPMPYISAWHQAPLDPVLRPSGQLHLQLTSPRRAADKLKYLAGSEAAMGAFINDTTPEAVADRLRSVAVAPASAKTMEDSPA, encoded by the coding sequence ATGAGCCGTCGCGTTACCAGCACCCGCCTCTCGGACAACCGCGAGTTGATCTACTTCGATGACCCGGAAACCCCCTCGCGCCCGCCAGGGGCTTTGGTGGACCACCGCGACCTTCCGCCCCGCGGGGAACCCGGCGAAGTCCGGTTCGACGCGTTGTCCGGAGAATGGGTGGCCATCGCGGCCCACCGCCAAAGCCGCACCCATCTGCCGCCGGCCGACCAATGTCCCATTTGCCCCACCACGGCGGCGAATCCGTCGGAGATCCCGGCACCTGATTACGACGTCGTGGTGTTCGAGAACCGCTTCCCGTCCCTGGGACCGGTTGCGGGCGACATCCCTCCGGCGCCTTCCACCGGGGGCCATGGACTCAAGGGACCGGCATTGGGCCGCTGCGAGGTGGTCGCCTTCACCCCGCAGCACACAGGATCCTTCGCGGAGCTGGGGGAAACCCGCGCCCGGACCGTCATCGAAGCCTGGGCTCAACGGACTGAAGCCCTCAGCGCCCTGCCCGGCGTCAAACAGGTGTTCCCGTTCGAGAACCGTGGTGCGGACATCGGGGTGACACTCCACCACCCCCACGGCCAGATTTACGCCTACCCGTACGTGACGCCGCGGGCAGCGAACCTGGGTGCGGTCGCCCGCCGCTACTATGACGATGTCGGCGCGAAAGAAACGCTGGCGGCATCCCTTCTGCGGGCGGAAAGGGAGGACGGCAGCCGCATGGTCCTCGAAGGCAAGCACTTCAGTGCCTACGTTCCCTTCGCGGCGCGGTGGCCCCTGGAAGTGCACCTTGTCCCCCACCGCCATGTGGCCGATCTGGCGGGCCTCAGGGGCGAGGAAAAGGAAGAGTTGGCACACGTCTACCTTGACCTTCTCAAGCGCCTGGATGCCCTCTACCCAACGCCCATGCCCTACATCTCAGCGTGGCACCAGGCCCCGCTGGACCCGGTGCTCCGGCCGTCCGGGCAGCTGCACCTCCAACTGACCTCACCGCGGCGGGCGGCGGATAAGCTGAAGTACCTTGCCGGATCGGAGGCCGCCATGGGCGCATTCATCAACGACACCACCCCGGAGGCAGTGGCTGACCGCCTGCGCAGCGTTGCCGTGGCACCAGCCTCCGCCAAGACCATGGAGGACTCCCCCGCATGA
- a CDS encoding aldose 1-epimerase family protein, producing the protein MPDSSAPPASTPETAPRRYATGRQFELRRGDAVAVVTELAAGLRLYARAGVHLTETYGDADIPPGGTGITLAPWANRIEDGAWYLDGEKQQLDITEVARNNASHGLLRNTGYALVDESEFSVTLEAAVFPQHGYPFLVRHRVRYELDADMDLRVRQTLVNDSTADAPFVLGAHPYLRIGEVASEDLTLTVKAGTRLVADERLIPRSAAAVDGEFDLSAGRTVGGLDIDASYTDLEFDGGIARHTLSAPDGRSVSLVHDQSAGYVHVFVTDKYPGRPKSVAMEPMTGPANAFNSGDGLRWLPPGGSFTMSWGITAAL; encoded by the coding sequence ATGCCCGATTCTTCCGCGCCCCCAGCATCCACTCCCGAAACCGCACCGCGCCGATACGCCACCGGCCGCCAGTTCGAACTCCGGCGAGGTGACGCCGTCGCCGTCGTTACCGAGTTGGCTGCCGGACTGCGGCTCTATGCGCGGGCGGGCGTGCACCTGACCGAAACGTACGGCGACGCGGACATCCCGCCGGGCGGCACGGGAATCACGCTCGCACCGTGGGCAAACCGCATCGAGGACGGTGCGTGGTACCTCGACGGCGAGAAGCAGCAGCTGGACATCACCGAAGTTGCCCGCAACAACGCCAGCCACGGACTGCTCAGGAACACCGGGTACGCCCTGGTGGACGAATCTGAATTCTCCGTCACGCTCGAAGCCGCCGTCTTCCCACAGCACGGGTACCCGTTCCTGGTACGGCACCGCGTCCGTTACGAACTGGACGCGGACATGGACCTTCGCGTCCGGCAAACCCTGGTGAACGACTCGACGGCGGACGCCCCCTTCGTCCTCGGCGCCCACCCCTATCTCCGGATCGGCGAGGTTGCGAGCGAGGACCTCACCCTCACCGTCAAGGCCGGTACGCGCCTGGTAGCCGATGAGCGGCTAATACCCCGCAGCGCAGCTGCGGTGGACGGGGAGTTCGACCTATCGGCAGGCAGAACCGTTGGCGGGCTGGACATCGATGCCTCCTACACGGACCTGGAGTTCGACGGCGGCATCGCGCGGCACACGTTGTCGGCACCGGACGGACGCAGCGTCAGCCTGGTCCATGACCAGAGCGCCGGATACGTCCACGTCTTCGTGACCGACAAGTACCCCGGACGTCCCAAATCGGTGGCCATGGAGCCCATGACCGGTCCTGCCAACGCCTTCAACAGCGGAGACGGGCTGCGCTGGTTGCCGCCGGGCGGTTCGTTCACCATGTCCTGGGGAATCACGGCGGCGCTTTAG
- a CDS encoding AI-2E family transporter, which yields MTPTPDAKTRSDRQIAEDIPYGVRIAAAWSWRVGLILVMIGILVWLLGKVSFLIIPVMVASLLAGLLYPVVVWLRKRKVPNGLAVAITVLGFIGLISGSLALVGRQLVSGFGELWQEALAGIQQIQTWLADGPLHLTADQIDQYIADAANALQNNSSSILSGALSFGSTAGHFAAGLVLALFILIFFLLEGQRIWAFLVRLLPKKARAATDGAGRRGWTSMVNYVRIQMFVAFVDAVGIGVGAAIIQVPLALPLAVLVFIGSFIPVVGALVTGAIAVLLALVANGPVNALIMLAIVLLVQQLESHILQPLVMGKAVALHPVAVILTVAAGSYLAGIPGALFAVPILAVVNTAVRYIAGRSWEHDGGPGAVGAPTAEGSPGPDGDSNLKDAELPVGQSRGATGTESKARASGSIPEERPGADTTKGE from the coding sequence ATGACGCCAACACCGGACGCCAAAACCCGTAGTGACCGCCAAATTGCCGAAGATATCCCGTACGGCGTGCGCATAGCAGCAGCCTGGTCATGGCGGGTAGGCCTGATCCTGGTCATGATCGGCATCCTGGTGTGGTTGCTCGGCAAGGTCAGCTTCCTCATCATTCCCGTCATGGTGGCCTCCCTCCTGGCGGGTCTGCTGTACCCGGTGGTGGTGTGGCTCCGCAAGCGGAAGGTACCCAACGGCCTGGCTGTCGCCATCACGGTCCTCGGCTTCATTGGGCTGATCTCCGGTTCGCTGGCTTTGGTGGGCCGTCAGCTTGTTTCCGGGTTCGGGGAATTGTGGCAGGAAGCGCTCGCCGGCATTCAACAGATCCAGACATGGCTTGCTGACGGACCGCTGCACCTGACCGCGGACCAGATCGACCAGTACATTGCCGATGCTGCCAACGCCCTGCAGAACAACAGCAGCAGCATCCTCAGTGGTGCCCTGTCCTTCGGCAGCACCGCCGGGCATTTCGCCGCAGGCCTGGTCCTGGCGCTGTTCATCCTGATCTTCTTCCTCCTCGAGGGCCAGCGGATCTGGGCTTTTCTGGTCCGGCTCCTGCCGAAGAAGGCCCGTGCTGCCACTGACGGAGCCGGGCGGCGCGGTTGGACCTCCATGGTCAACTACGTACGCATCCAGATGTTCGTCGCCTTCGTCGACGCCGTGGGCATCGGCGTCGGTGCCGCCATCATCCAGGTACCACTGGCTCTGCCCTTGGCCGTGCTGGTTTTCATCGGTTCATTCATCCCCGTGGTCGGTGCCCTGGTTACCGGTGCCATCGCCGTGCTGCTTGCCCTGGTGGCCAACGGTCCGGTCAACGCGCTGATCATGTTGGCGATCGTCCTGCTGGTCCAGCAGCTGGAAAGCCACATCCTCCAGCCCCTGGTCATGGGCAAGGCCGTGGCACTGCATCCGGTGGCCGTCATCCTCACTGTGGCTGCTGGTTCCTACCTCGCAGGCATTCCCGGAGCGCTCTTCGCAGTCCCCATCCTCGCCGTAGTAAACACGGCCGTTCGGTACATTGCCGGCCGATCGTGGGAACATGATGGGGGACCGGGTGCCGTGGGGGCTCCAACGGCTGAAGGTTCGCCGGGACCGGACGGTGACTCCAACCTCAAGGACGCGGAGTTGCCCGTAGGTCAATCACGCGGCGCCACCGGTACCGAAAGCAAGGCCAGGGCTTCAGGAAGCATCCCCGAGGAGCGACCCGGAGCCGACACCACAAAAGGAGAATAG
- the ilvA gene encoding threonine ammonia-lyase, with protein MNTLETLPVTLDDVLKAQELLEGIITKTPVESSRALGSLVGGNVFFKCENLQRAGSFKVRGAYVRMARLSEEEKKRGVVAASAGNHAQGVAVAAKSLGIKARIYMPLGVALPKLAATRSHGAEVVLHGHNVDEALAEAERYANETGAVFVHPFDNVDVVAGQGTIGLEILEQIPNVDTVLMGVGGGGLLAGVAVAIKAKAKELGREIRVIGVQAENAAAYPPSLAADALVPLKKVSTMADGIAVGRPGQLPFSIIRELVDDVVTVSEDSLARALIFLLERAKMVVEPAGAVGVAALLDGKIENPGNTAVVLSGGNIDPMLMLKVIQRGLSAAGRFMTVRMMLDDRPGSLATIARIIAENDANVTGLDHTRLGGSISMGDVSITINLETKGHEHGEQVLGALRAEGFQPIVVH; from the coding sequence GTGAATACCCTCGAAACCCTGCCCGTCACCCTGGACGATGTCCTTAAGGCGCAGGAGCTGCTCGAGGGCATTATTACCAAGACTCCCGTGGAGTCGTCCCGTGCCTTGGGAAGCCTCGTGGGCGGGAACGTCTTCTTCAAGTGTGAAAACCTCCAGCGCGCAGGATCGTTCAAGGTCCGCGGCGCCTATGTCCGGATGGCACGTTTGTCCGAGGAAGAGAAAAAGCGCGGTGTGGTTGCGGCCTCGGCCGGTAACCATGCCCAAGGCGTAGCGGTTGCTGCGAAAAGCCTTGGAATCAAAGCCCGGATCTACATGCCGTTGGGCGTGGCACTGCCCAAGCTGGCCGCCACGCGAAGCCACGGCGCAGAGGTGGTGCTGCACGGCCACAACGTGGACGAGGCACTCGCCGAAGCCGAACGCTACGCCAACGAGACCGGAGCGGTCTTCGTCCATCCCTTCGACAACGTGGACGTCGTAGCGGGACAGGGCACCATCGGCCTGGAGATCCTGGAGCAGATCCCCAACGTTGACACTGTCCTCATGGGCGTCGGCGGTGGCGGACTGCTGGCCGGCGTGGCCGTGGCCATCAAGGCGAAGGCCAAGGAGCTCGGCCGGGAAATCCGCGTCATCGGCGTGCAGGCGGAGAACGCTGCCGCCTATCCGCCGTCCCTGGCCGCCGATGCCTTGGTGCCGCTGAAGAAGGTTTCCACCATGGCGGACGGCATTGCCGTGGGACGGCCGGGACAGTTGCCGTTCAGCATCATCCGCGAGCTGGTGGACGATGTAGTGACGGTCAGCGAGGACTCCCTGGCCCGGGCACTGATCTTCCTGCTAGAACGCGCCAAGATGGTTGTGGAACCGGCCGGTGCCGTGGGCGTAGCCGCACTGCTGGACGGCAAGATCGAGAACCCGGGGAACACCGCCGTCGTACTTTCCGGCGGCAACATCGATCCCATGCTGATGCTGAAAGTCATCCAGCGCGGCTTGTCCGCGGCCGGAAGGTTCATGACTGTCCGAATGATGCTTGACGACCGTCCGGGCTCGCTGGCCACCATCGCCCGGATCATCGCCGAAAACGACGCCAACGTCACCGGGCTGGACCACACCCGCCTGGGCGGCTCGATCAGCATGGGCGATGTGTCCATCACCATCAACCTGGAAACCAAGGGACACGAACACGGCGAACAGGTCCTTGGCGCGCTACGGGCCGAGGGCTTCCAGCCGATCGTGGTGCATTAA